A part of Podarcis muralis chromosome 13, rPodMur119.hap1.1, whole genome shotgun sequence genomic DNA contains:
- the TMEM95 gene encoding sperm-egg fusion protein TMEM95 encodes MFCLVGIPMALSKASSAPRALGPGSWSPATLALLLLILASESPGTEGCIHCGLYSKNLKTRFAHLCAQYRERYSQANCTGYPWGRESSLGLALDDMSLDLLLEKTHRVFRVIEINQSLADFPKFWNWLHEVKIPEQSREALCPPACQGSALVWNCTTCRRVEVRCWEMKTCYPEGGGLEKITRLICSISGSCLFLGIVSCALEFWLRANTREEEGPL; translated from the exons ATGTTCTGCCTGGTGGGCATACCAATGGCTCTTTCTAAAGCGTCCTCCGCTCCGAGGGCTCTGGGACCGGGCTCTTGGTCGCCCGCGACTCTGGCTCTCCTGCTCCTCATCCTCGCCAGCGAGAGCCCCGGGACAGAGGGGTGCATCCACTGCGGACTCTATTCCAAGAACCTGAAGACCCGCTTTGCCCACCTCTGCGCCCAATACCGAGAGCGTTACAGCCAGGCAAACTGTACCGGTTATCCCTGGGGCAGAGAGTCCTCCCTGGGCTTGGCCTTAG ATGACATGTCCCTGGATCTGCTGCTGGAAAAAACGCACCGAGTCTTCCGGGTTATAG AAATAAACCAGAGCCTCGCTGACTTCCCAAAGTTTTGGAACTGGCTCCATGAAGTTAAGAtaccagagcagagcagagaag cGCTGTGCCCTCCGGCTTGCC AGGGATCAGCCTTGGTGTGGAACTGTACCACTTGCCGGAGAGTGGAGGTGCGCTGCTGGGAAATGAAGACCTGTTATCCAG AGGGCGGAGGTCTGGAAAAAATCACCCGGTTAATCTGCTCCATCTCTGGGTCCTGCCTTTTCCTGGGCATCGTCTCTTGCGCTCTCGA gttttggcTCCGCGCGAACACGAGAGAAGAGGAGGGGCCGTTATAG